The proteins below come from a single Burkholderia humptydooensis genomic window:
- the kdpE gene encoding two-component system response regulator KdpE, translating to MSEPTVTVVLIEDEKQIRRFVRSALEEEGIAVFDAETGRQGLIEAATRKPDLAIVDLGLPDGDGLDVIRELRGWSEMPVIVLSARTHEEEKVAALDAGADDYLTKPFGVSELLARIRAHLRRRNQSGAAESPVVRFGDVSVDLALRRVWRGGEIVHLTPLEYRLLATLVRHAGRVLTHRQLLRDVWGPTHVESHHYLRIYMAHLRQKLEADPAQPQHIVTETGVGYRLVGTG from the coding sequence ATGAGTGAACCGACCGTTACCGTCGTCCTGATCGAAGACGAAAAACAGATCCGCCGTTTCGTGCGCAGTGCGCTCGAGGAAGAGGGGATCGCGGTATTCGACGCCGAGACGGGCCGCCAGGGCCTGATCGAGGCCGCGACCCGCAAGCCCGACCTCGCGATCGTCGATCTCGGCCTGCCGGACGGCGACGGCCTCGACGTGATCCGCGAGCTGCGCGGCTGGTCCGAGATGCCGGTGATCGTGCTGTCGGCGCGCACGCACGAGGAGGAGAAGGTGGCCGCGCTCGACGCGGGCGCGGACGACTACCTGACGAAGCCGTTCGGCGTCTCCGAACTGCTTGCGCGGATCCGCGCGCACCTGCGGCGGCGCAACCAGAGCGGCGCGGCCGAGTCGCCGGTCGTGAGGTTCGGCGACGTGAGCGTCGATCTCGCGCTGCGGCGGGTGTGGCGCGGCGGCGAGATCGTGCATCTGACGCCGCTCGAGTACCGGCTGCTCGCGACGCTCGTGCGGCACGCGGGCCGCGTGCTCACGCATCGCCAGTTGTTGCGCGACGTCTGGGGGCCGACGCACGTCGAGAGCCACCATTACCTGCGGATCTACATGGCGCATCTGCGGCAGAAGCTCGAGGCGGATCCCGCGCAGCCGCAGCACATCGTGACCGAGACGGGCGTCGGCTACCGGCTCGTCGGCACGGGCTGA